The Candidatus Eremiobacterota bacterium sequence TCGTGGTGAACGGTTCCGGACCGCCCATCCCGCGACCACCGCTGACGACGACCGACGCCTCCTCGACGCCGAGCTCCGCCGCGGCTTCCTCGACCTCGTCCTCCACGGTGACCGTGGAGGCCTTCCCGCTCGACGGAATCTGAACGATCTCACCAGCCCCGGGAGTTTCCTTGGCCGCGAAAACGTTCGGTCGGATCGCTGCCACGCCGTAGTCGGAGCCGGTCAGCTTGCACGTCGTGATGACCAAGCCGCCCAGCTTCGGCATCACGCACGAAACCTCGCCGCCCTCGGTCTTGAAGTCGACGACGTCGGCGTTGATTCCGCAGTCGACGCGCGCGGCAAAGCGCGAGCCGACGTCGCGCCCGATCATCGTGTTGCCCACGAGGACCAGCGATGGGCCGGAGCTCTTCGCCACGGCCTCGACCGCGTCGACGGCGCCGTCGATGAAGCGCTCTTCCTCCATCACGTGGATCTGGTCGAGCGGGTATTTCTTGAGCGTTTCGGCGGCTTGCTGCGCGCCGTCGCCGGCGACGACCGCATGGGCTTTGCCGCCGAGCTGATCGGCGATCGCGCGCGCCTGCGTCGCCGCTTCCAGCGATGAGCGCCGAATCGTGCCATGCTTGTGCTCGATATACGCAATGACGTTTTTCACAGGAACTTCCGGTCTTTGAGGAATTGCACGATCGCTTTCGCGCCTTCGGCGGCGTCCGGGGCTTGAATCACGTGGCCCTTCGCGCGCGCGGGCGGCGTCGCGAGGTCGGTGAGCTGCGCCTTTGCGCCGTCGGTTCCGACG is a genomic window containing:
- a CDS encoding electron transfer flavoprotein subunit alpha/FixB family protein, whose product is MKNVIAYIEHKHGTIRRSSLEAATQARAIADQLGGKAHAVVAGDGAQQAAETLKKYPLDQIHVMEEERFIDGAVDAVEAVAKSSGPSLVLVGNTMIGRDVGSRFAARVDCGINADVVDFKTEGGEVSCVMPKLGGLVITTCKLTGSDYGVAAIRPNVFAAKETPGAGEIVQIPSSGKASTVTVEDEVEEAAAELGVEEASVVVSGGRGMGGPEPFTTILKDLADAFGGAVGASRAAVDAGWVSHGHQVGQTGKTISPQLYIAVGISGAIQHKVGMRTSETIVAINKDAGAPIAEFADLLVAGDAFAIVPELTKLVRDAKAVHA